A portion of the Juglans microcarpa x Juglans regia isolate MS1-56 chromosome 1D, Jm3101_v1.0, whole genome shotgun sequence genome contains these proteins:
- the LOC121237241 gene encoding chalcone--flavonone isomerase yields MVPAPSLPVVHVDNVAFQPTTKVPGSDKTLFLGGAGERGLEIQGNFVKFTAIGVYLEDTAVPSLAIKWSGKSADELSESVEFFRDIVTGPFEKFMRVTMILPLTGHQYSEKVSENCVAYWKSVGIYTDAEAKAIEDFLKVFKDEKFPPGSSILFTQSPNGSLTISFSKDESIPESGNAVIKNKLLSEAVLESIIGKHGVSPAAKKSLATRVSELLKESNDKEAENHKLKAENQKLETENQKLKAENQKLETENKILKAENSEIEGQK; encoded by the exons ATGGTTCCAGCACCGTCCCTGCCTGTAGTTCATGTCGATAACGTGGCGTTCCAGCCCACGACAAAGGTTCCGGGCTCCGACAAGACCCTGTTCCTGGGCGGCGCAG GGGAGAGGGGATTGGAGATCCAAGGGAACTTCGTGAAGTTCACGGCCATTGGCGTGTACTTAGAGGATACCGCCGTGCCTTCGCTCGCCATTAAGTGGAGCGGAAAGAGTGCGGATGAGTTGTCGGAATCCGTCGAGTTCTTCAGGGACATCGTTACAG GCCCCTTTGAGAAGTTCATGCGGGTGACAATGATCTTGCCATTAACAGGTCACCAGTACTCAGAGAAGGTCTCGGAGAATTGTGTTGCCTATTGGAAATCTGTCGGAATTTACACTGATGCAGAAGCCAAAGCCATTGAAGACTTCCTTAAGGTCTTCAAGGATGAGAAATTCCCACCTGGCTCCTCTATACTTTTCACACAATCCCCCAATGGCTCATTAACG ATTAGCTTCTCCAAAGATGAGTCCATTCCCGAATCTGGGAATGCAGTGATAAAAAATAAGCTACTTTCAGAGGCAGTACTGGAGTCGATTATTGGCAAGCATGGTGTTTCTCCGGCCGCAAAGAAGAGTTTGGCTACAAGAGTATCAGAGTTGTTGAAAGAGAGCAATGATAAAGAAGCCgaaaatcataaattgaaggcTGAAAATCAGAAACTGGAGACCGAAAATCAGAAACTGAAGGCTGAAAATCAGAAACTGGAGACCGAAAATAAGATATTGAAGGCTGAAAACTCAGAGATTGAAGgccaaaaataa